The Nicotiana tomentosiformis chromosome 2, ASM39032v3, whole genome shotgun sequence genome includes the window tctctttcttctctttaaTGGGGAACATGGGGTGGGGTGGGCGGTAATATACTTTTTTTTATGTTCTCTTCTTAGAACGAGTAGTTCCATAGGTGAAGGATCATGCTGACGCGCTACATATGCACAAGTCCCCTTCATTTAGCTTAGCACAAAAGGAAACAAGGAATATTGAGCACCAGACTCCTCTTATAGCCCTCAAGTTGCAGATTCAAACCTTAAGAGAGTTAAGAATAAGGGGAGGGATGGTACAAGGAAGCCTCTTTGGTCCTCCTGTCAAAATGTGTTTATGCACAGCACAAATCATCTGCAATACAATGAAATAGCAAATCGTATCAACTCTCGGAAGCAAGGAAACAACACTTACAACTAGGAAAACAAACATTGCAGCCACATAGAAGCAAACCATACAACATTATCATCAGATGCATGCCTTGTCTTGAGCATAAACGATCATATAAAAAAAATGTGAACCACTGACAGTGTTATCAAAAGCGAAAAGCGCAAAGAAGCTCTAAGGTACATCGGGGCTTTAAGCACAAAGCGCAAATAAAGTGTGGGCTTTAATGAAGAAAGGCGCAAATggagaaaaaaatataaatatgtatgtgtagtccaagactaataattataagcatgaataacaaatatatagataaagaaattgaattttttttacaatgaagtgaaatatcaattgtttagatTTTCCTCTTCAGGATTAcgctcattggcaaggaaaaATATGCCTTACAGCCTTGATGACAAGGCTAAAGTGCCTACAAAGCGAtgcgaagcgctcaacatgttttgagcctcactttagggcttaagcgcgcctttgacaacactgaccACAGAGCCACGAGGCATGGACGGTTCATTTTGGTTACAAGCTGGGCTTGTACATGGTCATTTTAAAGTTCTCCTCTAGTGTTGGCAGTCACTGGGTTTCTCatcattttcctttttttccctTCTTAATAACAAAGTGAAAACATTAACACTCTTCAAAGTAGATCATCATATATGCATCAATATCTTTTCTTGAGAATGGAATTATAAAAATGTGAACCACGGAGCCACGAGGCATGAACTCATCACTTGCAAGTTGAACCTGATGTTAAGACTCTATAGCTCATTCCCATCCATCTCTCTGGTTAGAAACTTAGAGGATAATAGGGAATATCAGTATCTTCTCTTGCAAGAGGTAGTGATTACCTAATAGAAGAAAACGACTGAAAAGAAAGATGATACATGGTATTCTATCCCAAGTTCATACTCCTGGTTACTTCTTTGGGATGTCAAACAACCATGACCATATCctggaaaatatatttttgacACTTTACAGACTATTGTTTGAATATTCTATAATATGAAAGGCAGTGCCCAACCTTCTTTTACACCATTTACCCGGAGAAACAAAAGAAATACAAAAAGGAACAACTAACGGCTTTCCTACTTTATTTTCTGCCAATCAAACCACCACGTTCAACTTTTGGTGAAGGGATTAGAAACTAACACTCTATTAGAAAACAAGTACCTTTGCAATGTCTCCTGAATCCAGATGGTGACAATAAGCTAAGGGCAATCAACAACAATTATGCCTCATTTAGCTCAACTCATATCAtcattacaaaaataaaataaaagtgcaagtaaaaaagataaatatatatatatatatatatatatatatatatatagtaataataataataataacaataataataacaataatacaataacaacaataacaacaacaaaatttCTCTACCAAGTCAAAAACCTATTCCCAACTAGCAGGTATCACCTATATGGATTTTTCTCTTCCATTGTGCATCTTTAGCTGTTTGCAATGGTTCCAAGGATTTGTATATCTTTCGAGACAATTTTATTccatgtgattttaggtctacGCCGTTCCCTTTTAACACCTTCCCCAACCATAGTTTCACACCTACGGACCGGTGCATCTATAGGTCGATGCAGGATATGACCAAACCATCTCAAGCGGCCTTATCTTGACCAGGAAAAGGGAAGAAAGTAAGTACACATGCTCCACCAGGAACATGCATAAGAGTACACTTACCAACCTCATCCGAAAAGGCATTATGCTACAAGGGCATGATTTTTCGATAataaccagtgttttaaaaggcgtgggcgtaaggcgagacattttacatatgcctcagcgaggcgtaagccccatagatatttaatttttaatattttataaaataatataattatagtaaatatttataaacgggtaaaattgcataagaattgaagaaaactataaatatgtgaatatatatatatatatatatatatatactccatctccacaaaaaactagtcaaaacagtCCAAGTACCTTGcgtctaaaaaaaataaagttttctacatggaggaacaaaaaggatgactaacctgcaatttgaactttgaacttactgctatgaaggagaatggagttctctttgtatttgtataaaACAATTGAATATTCGttacttttgggagatattacagactagcagacaagataaagaattgggaaagactaTGAATTAGGGCTTCAACCAATAAAAaaagtcttgacttttaaatttaatacatttcagttccttcttaaaacttttgagtaattaccaagctgacttttgagaatttgggtattatatgaaggacttattcaacaaattttgttttaatttgaaaaagtttctaaggcttacgcctcactaaaaaaaTGCGCCTCAAACGTCCGGGCATACACCCCGAACGCCCGGACGTACGTCCCGAATTGCTATGCacacgcctcttgagactttcgccccacaccatcgcctcggagcgtttttggtgcgcctcgccccagggcttgccccgaaaatgccttttaaaacactggtaaTAACAAGTACAGAGGCTGTCCCTCAAAGGAGTATATAAGTAATTTAAGAGAAAGTAAATCATAATTACCTTCAGCATCTCTTCAGGATCATCATTGTGAAGCATTTGAATAAGCCGTGCAACGGAATTCTGCTCTTCTTTGAAATCATCTACATCAAGCTGAAAATTGGAGGATGAAGAAACTAAGACACAATTGCATACTGCATTGACAAACTAATTTTAAAATAGATGCCAGTGAGGATGCAAGGAAAATATAAGCTTAAGAACTAAGGTAAATGTTAAAGCAAGCAGAGAGTTTCCAGTCCACCTCATCATTAACATCCTCATCCAAATCTCTAATCAGTGCTTTCATTAACTCAAAAAGTGCCTCAACCTGACAAGACCAGTAATTTCAAGTAACAAATGGGAAACACTTGTAAGCAATAAATTCAAGTACACAAAATTAACTAATATCAAACCTTTTCAGCAGTTGAAATGCAAGTCTTATTTTTCAGAATATTTTGAACCAAAACATTAGCCATCACTTTACTAGTTGCATCATCAAGATACTCCATAAGATGAGGATAATTTGACAGCTTTAGCACAGTATCTATATCCTTATACTTCCCCAGGGGAGCACTTAGTAGGGCCACAATCTGTTTTGTTGCTTTATTGTCTTTGAGCTTTCCTTTTCCAGAAAGTTTCTGAACACAGGCACCCTGCATGTGAAAAAGAGTGAGATCATTACAGGCTCCACGCGAACCAGGCAGGCCAGAAAGCCGTCTAAATTGACATAGCCTTCAAAGAATGAAAAGTTTCACGTACAACTTATCTTGTTTTTGTGTTCTGTTCTACAAGTTTCACATGTTCATTATGGATCCAGAAAACACAACAGACTAATAAACTTACCCAGAAACATAAAACCTAGAACCATAGTGCGTATGGCAACTACTTATTGAGAGAGAGAAAATAAGAACCTACCAGAATCTGATCTACATAATCAAGGCGATCAGGGTGGACATGAAGAGTAAATGTCAAAAGAGATGCATACAAAGTCACCACTCCAGCAATAGGCATGTCTTCTTGAGCCTCTATCACCTGCACCAACAGAGAGACGGGTATAATGAAGCGCATCATCATAATCAAAGAAATTATACATAACTAGAATTCATTACTGATCAGGAAAAAAACCGGGATTTTAAAGTCGTGTTATTTGGTTCATTTTTGGAATGTCTGTTTAGTttgcttttgttttgttttctctgGAAAAAAATACCTGTCATTCAATATGATTCTGCAAGTATCGGTTTACTGTGCGTTACTAACGGCCTTTACGTTAAGGTTTTGTTTTTCGAAAACCAAAATAATGCGAAAACAACAGTAATTGTTCTTTATTCTAGGAAACGAAACAACCAAGAACATCTTGGAAGGCTTTCTGGTCCAATATCTCAAATGGAGAACAGATCAGACTCATCAGGTCATGATTACAGTACAATGTACCAATctatattttcttgaaaatttttttttttttttttttgaaaaggtaCCAATCTATATTTTCACAAGCGATAATCTCCCTGAATGAATCTTTCTGCTATGAAGCTATGAAAGTACTTTATTTCTAAGATTTATCTGAATCTCCAACAATGGAGAACACAAAAATTGCTGGTCAATAAGTATCTCTTGATGAAATTCTAAAACATCAGCAATATCCACTAAATCCCCACTCGGTTGAGGTAGAAATCCAGGATATAAAAAAGGTTTCTCCTCAAAGCATTCTAGAATCCATATAGCAGTTTTAATATATTTAAGAACAGTAATCTCAATTACCTTGCCTATGGCATTGTTTAGTTTTGTGAAAGCTTCAACCTGGAAAAACTCAGGTAAGACCTACAGGAAGAAAATATTCAGAAACTGCCAGGTGTAAATCTCTAATTCTGGAGAAGATTGAATTTGTTACTAACTTCTGCACTTAAAGCAGCATAGTTTGAAAGCCTTTCCATCAGACGAGCAAGCACTGTCTTGATATCAACAGATGGCTGAAGACACAAAACATAATAAAGACATAAAAGACATAGCAAATGATCTAAAAACACAAATGACATAGCAAATAATGCTTGGTAAGTTAAGTTCTGATAAAAAAGGACCACTGATTGTCCACTGTCTAGAACTGTCACAGAGATAGTTTAAAACAAACAAGTGGCAACAATTAACCTTTACAACAATGACTTCATAAGTGATGCAGAATTGGTCCTAGATTTTTTTTGATCGGGTATAAAAATTATCGAACAAATGCATACCTAATCTCTTAAGTTTCCCAGCCTATCTTCTAGCATTAGACACGAGCTGCATTATTCATTGGCCTCCATAACCTAATCTTTGAATTTATAACGCCAAGGTTATCTTAAACATTCTTGCAGACAGTAAACCAACCTCACACCCGTGGTGTCCCACCAGGCATGACATTTTTGCTTCTACATTTTACTATTGCAGTTAAAGAAAATCCCAATTTATGATATGAACAATACTGACATACCTGAAACTGGGGGCAAGCATCTAGTAATGTTTCAAGAGTTTGTAAGTGGTACTCATCAGGGAAGACTTGGATGATGCAATCCATCAAATATCCCTGTGCAATCTCATCTTTACAGTTGACAACCTAAACATAACATGAGGTACACTATGAGTTAGAATATTGTAATGATTTTGGCTTAAATAATTACGATAGGGAAGGTCACCAGAGGCAGATTACCTGCTCTAGAACTCTAGGAAGCACCATATCTTTGTACAAATCAAGGTCAATGGCCTCAATTTGACTTAGAACATGCAGGTTTTTCCCCACCTACCAATAATAAGAGCAAAACGAAAATCCTCACATAAGTGTGCATATCCGTGGCTTATTTCAGTTGCTAGTAATCATGCCTAAGTAACAGCTCATTACAAGATCACGAAGCTCGCTCCTTTCTTTTTCACGTTTTTCCTTTTCCCGTGCAGGTCCCTGCAGACCAGAAATCCCGACGCAACCCTCAACTCATGATCAGCAAAGAGTATGTATCATTCAGAAGCATTAAAACACCTGCATGACCACAAAGTATGTCCTCATGATTTCTTTTACCTTCATGACATGCAGGTGTTGTGGCATTATTCATGTCAAAGTACGAGAGCAGTTACAGCATTCACAGACATTTGAACCAACCTGATGTTGCATTCGCACCCAAAGTTTGTtcatttctgtgaaattttggaGCACGAATTCTACAGCATCCATAGCAGTGTCAGCATCCCTGTGGGAACAGCATGTCAGGGTATCCAACTAAACGttcatttttgtaaattttcttcaAGTGTGTGTAAACCTTGCAATCAGACCATTGCTAAGGTAACCCAGCTAATTTGGGCATCTGACACAATAATGTACATATATTGCTGGTAATGCAGCTGGGTGATGCCCTTACCCTTCATATTCAGATCCTATATCAGGGAGTTTATCCCTGCTGACTTGGGAAAGGTAACTCCTTAGGAAGAGCCCACGTAATGGATGTTGTATGCTACGACACATTTCCACCAGATCTTTGAGAATATCCTTGGCAGGAGCCTCCTTTGATTTGATGTACACCGACCCCACAGTACAAAGGAGATACCTAAGAAAAAGCAGGGATAAAAACCATGAAGATACTGACATGCAGTTGATATAAGAGCAGAATTAGAATAAGCTTAAGAAGGCAATCAGTGGCTTATATACTAGTAACACAAATCTGAGTGCATTACATGTCTCTTGACTGAAGATCACAGGAATAATGAAATCAAGTGTCCTTATAACCGTATTAGCATTTCTCTTTAGTATAAGGCACATTACTGAAGGGCAGAGGAATAATGAAATCAGGTGCCTTATAACAGCATTAACATTTCTTTTTACTCAAGGTACATAACTGAAGACTactaattttgtttttcttatcaAAAGGTACATAACTGAAGAGCAAAGGAACAATGGAATCAAGTGTCCTTATAACCGTTCCACCATTCAGTGTTGTGTACAAGGTTCCTTACTTTTGGTATATAATTTGTGTACGAGGTTTCATTAACCCCTTCCCCAGGACATCAATAAATCATTACCTTATCAAAATATACTAGTAAAGGCAAATCTGAGACAAGTTGAACTTGGTATCTCAGCGTTCCTGGGAAGGAACTTTGAGGTCTTCAGCTATACTTGTGACAATCCCTCCCTGTTTGAAAAGCAATCACCAGTTCACAAAAGATTTGGGAAATTTACTTCATAAAAGGATACCGGCCTATTGCTAATTACCCAGTATGGCTTTGCTTTCCTATAAATTCACATATCTATATTGGACATTTTCCTGTTTCAAATACACTAAATGCAATGTCAGCAGATTCCCAGTTTCCAAACTGCTAGAGCTGTGAAACTTGCATTCACGTGAGTTAAAAGGTTTATTCAACTGAGTGCTAAACAAAACATGGAGAGTGATGTCAGTGAGCAGTTTAAGAGAATACGAACAAAAGTTTAAAAGAACTTTAGTGTTACAGGTCAAATGGAACAGAATCCAAACATTCTGATTCAACAGTATTACAGGTGACAAATTTTATTGCCCAATAGTCTTGCAGTTCTTCATAGGCAGGTGGGATAGAAAATCTTCTCCCAAAAAGAGA containing:
- the LOC104105869 gene encoding vacuolar protein sorting-associated protein 35A isoform X2, giving the protein MCRSIQHPLRGLFLRSYLSQVSRDKLPDIGSEYEGDADTAMDAVEFVLQNFTEMNKLWVRMQHQGPAREKEKREKERSELRDLVGKNLHVLSQIEAIDLDLYKDMVLPRVLEQVVNCKDEIAQGYLMDCIIQVFPDEYHLQTLETLLDACPQFQPSVDIKTVLARLMERLSNYAALSAEVLPEFFQVEAFTKLNNAIGKVIEAQEDMPIAGVVTLYASLLTFTLHVHPDRLDYVDQILGACVQKLSGKGKLKDNKATKQIVALLSAPLGKYKDIDTVLKLSNYPHLMEYLDDATSKVMANVLVQNILKNKTCISTAEKVEALFELMKALIRDLDEDVNDELDVDDFKEEQNSVARLIQMLHNDDPEEMLKMICAVHKHILTGGPKRLPCTIPPLILNSLKFVRRLHSHDENAPEDEASAMPEKFFQILNQIIEALSIVPVPELALKLYLECAEAANDSDLEPVAYEFFTQAYMLYEEEISDSKAQVTAIHLIIGTLQRMHIFGVENRDTLTHKATGYSAKLLKKPDQCRAVYACSHLFWVDDQDNIKDGERVLLCLKRALRIANAAQQMSTATRGSSGSVLLFIEILNKYLYFFEKGVSQINVPSIQSLIELITTEMQSENTTADPAADTYFASTLRYIQFQKDKGGAVGEKYEPIRHQVIIK
- the LOC104105869 gene encoding vacuolar protein sorting-associated protein 35A isoform X1 yields the protein MIRNGVEDEEKWLATGIAGLQQNAFYMHRALDSNNLKDALKYSAQMLSELRTSKLSPHKYYELYMRAFDELRKLEIFFKEESKRGCSIVDLYELVQHAGNILPRLYLLCTVGSVYIKSKEAPAKDILKDLVEMCRSIQHPLRGLFLRSYLSQVSRDKLPDIGSEYEGDADTAMDAVEFVLQNFTEMNKLWVRMQHQGPAREKEKREKERSELRDLVGKNLHVLSQIEAIDLDLYKDMVLPRVLEQVVNCKDEIAQGYLMDCIIQVFPDEYHLQTLETLLDACPQFQPSVDIKTVLARLMERLSNYAALSAEVLPEFFQVEAFTKLNNAIGKVIEAQEDMPIAGVVTLYASLLTFTLHVHPDRLDYVDQILGACVQKLSGKGKLKDNKATKQIVALLSAPLGKYKDIDTVLKLSNYPHLMEYLDDATSKVMANVLVQNILKNKTCISTAEKVEALFELMKALIRDLDEDVNDELDVDDFKEEQNSVARLIQMLHNDDPEEMLKMICAVHKHILTGGPKRLPCTIPPLILNSLKFVRRLHSHDENAPEDEASAMPEKFFQILNQIIEALSIVPVPELALKLYLECAEAANDSDLEPVAYEFFTQAYMLYEEEISDSKAQVTAIHLIIGTLQRMHIFGVENRDTLTHKATGYSAKLLKKPDQCRAVYACSHLFWVDDQDNIKDGERVLLCLKRALRIANAAQQMSTATRGSSGSVLLFIEILNKYLYFFEKGVSQINVPSIQSLIELITTEMQSENTTADPAADTYFASTLRYIQFQKDKGGAVGEKYEPIRHQVIIK